Within Lolium rigidum isolate FL_2022 chromosome 5, APGP_CSIRO_Lrig_0.1, whole genome shotgun sequence, the genomic segment cttgcatttagtccaggaatcaatactattcttaggcggagatagcaaccaatctttagctcttcctcttaatgagaaaggaaacaatttcaatttaataatatcaccatctacatctttatacttttgcatttcacatagttcaacaaaattattgagatgggcagcaacatcatcggaactaacacctgagaaaattgctctcgcataacaagattaagtaaagcaggtttaatttcaaagaattccgctgtagtagcaggtggagcaataggtgtgcataggaaatcattattatttgtggttgtgaagtcacacaacttagtgttttcaggggtagccattttagcagtagtaaataaagcaaactagataaagtaaatgcaagtaaactaattttttttgtgtttttgatatagcaaacaagatagtaaataaagtaaagctagcaactaattttttttgtgttttgatataatgcagcaaacaaagtagtaaataaaataaagcaagacaaaaacaaagtaaagagattgggaagtggagactccccttgcagcgtgtcttgatctccccggcaacggcgccagaaaatgtgcttgatggcgtgtatttcacacgttcgttgggaacccaagaggaaggtatgatgcgcacagcagcaagttttccctcagaaagaaaccaaggtttatcgaaccaggaggagccaagaagcacgttgaaggttgatggcggcgggatgtagtgcggcgcaacaccggagattccggagccaacgtggaatccgcacaacacaaccaaagtactttgccccaacgaaacagtgaggttgtcaatctcaccggcttctctgtaacaaaggattaaccgtattgtgtggaagatgattgtttgcgagagaaaacgataaaacaagtattgcgagcagatttgtatttcggtattaaagaatggaccggggtccacagttcactagaggtgtctctcccataagataaaaacatgttgggtgaacaaattacggtcgggcaattgacaaatagagagggcataacaatgcacatacatgtcatgataagtatagtgagatttaattgggcattacgacaaagtacatagaccgccatccaagctgcatctatgcctaaaaagtccaccttcgaggttatcatccgaaccccttccaggtattaagttgcaaagcaacgagacaattgcattaagtatggtgcgtaatgtaatcaacaactacatcctcggacatagcgtcaatgttttatccctagtggcaacgagcataacacaaccttagaactttacgtcacttgtcccggtgtcaatgcaggcatgaacccactatcgagcataaatactccctcttggagttaagagcaaaaacttggccagagcctctactaataacggagagcatgcaagatcataaacaacacatatgtaataacttgataattaacataacatggtattctctatccatcggatcccgacaaacacaacatatagtattacagatagatgatcttgatcatgttaggcagctcacaagatccaacaatgaagcacaatgaggagaagacaaccatctagctactgctatggacccatagtccagggttgaactactcactcatcactccggaggctaccatgacggtgtagagttctccgggagatgaatcccctctccggcagggtgccggaggagatctccagaatcccccgagatgggattggcggcggcggcgtctctggaaggttttacgtatcgtggtttttcgcctcaggggtttcgcgacggaggctttaagtaggcggaagggcggagtcgaagggttgacgaggggcccacaccatagggcggcgcgggcccccctctggccgcgcggccctatggtggcggcgcctcgtcgccccacttcgtatccctttcggtcttctggaaggttcgtggcaaaataggaccccgggtcttgatttcatccaattcgagaatatttcgttactaggatttacgaaaccaaaaacagcagaaaacaacaactggctcttcggcatcttgttaataggttagttccagaaaatgcacgaatatgacataaagtgtgcataaaacatgtaggtatcatcaataatatggcatggaacataagaaattatcgatacgtcggagacgtatcaaaccctcCTTGGCTGGGCACAGGCAAACCTCACGCCGGAGATCTGGATTGATCCCGACAAGCGAACGGCGGCGCACACAGCCGGAATCGGGTGGTTTCGTCTATCGCCACACCAGTCGCCCGTAAATCACGGTAACTCAACCGTCACGCGAGGGACGGACTTGGTGCACCCGCGTCTACCATCACCACTGATGGGAAGGGAAGACGGCTCACCTACTGCGCCATTAATCGCACTAATaaacagcggcggcggctggtGATGAAACCGTTGTCGTCTGTACCCTAAATACTATCAACCCTAAATACTATCAACCTCGGTCTAGATCAAATCCTGGATCTATTAGGCGCATCGGTAAATGAACATCAGCGCCTCTCTCGTCCCTCTCAGGTGAGCCTCCTACGCACACGCCGGCAGCGGCGGCACCACTACGCCAGTGACCTTGCCCAAGCTCGGTAGACCGTACCTTGACCGAGCTTGCTCGTCACGGCCTCCGTCAAACTGGAGAAGAAGGTGCATATGACATATGGGCCAATGTACAAAGTGAGAGTACCAATTTCCTTTGCTTCGAAAAAGAGGTATAAGGTTTAATTTAGAGCGGAATTAGCTAGTTCAAGGTACAAAGGGCATGGATGTGGAGTTTATTAGGTCTCGTTTCGCCGAACTTAAGAGTTCAGAGTTAAAAAAATAGACATTTTCCTAACACAGTGCATTTTCCTCGACTAATCGCACGACGACTGAATGACGCGGCCACGGAGAGGACTGCTACCAGATTGCTACCGAAAGCAAGGCAAGGCAGCAAAGCTGAGCAATAATGCGCGAGACTAGATAAAGTGTGTTATCCAATCGGCACGATGAGACCGACACAGCTTGCTCGCGTGAAAAGTGCCGGCCATTCCCATGTTACGACTTTTGCCAGTAGAGGCAGGGCGGCACGGGACCTTTTGCCGGATTAGCTGAAATTCTGAGCTCCTCACGCTACCTGAAAATGGTCGGGAGTCGGGACACGGTGATAGAGCTTGGGATTTTGGTTTTAACCTTTTTTTATAGATCAAGTTGTATTTGGTCTTGTTGGACTGGCTGGGGGCCGCGActtgttttcgtttttttttttaaacgggcACAGGCCGCGACTTGTGAACTTTAAGTCACCATGGGCTGTGTTTCTGGTTCGTTCCGTCCTGGGGTTTTCGAGGTAAGCAGCAAGCAGcagacttttttttttgtagGAGTAGGTTTTTCTTTCTTGATACAAGGGATTACATCCGGTTCCGAAATGTAAGTTTTATTTAGCTCTCTAAATAAGATATACATTTTGAAACAGaattagctttctaaaaaggcttatatttcgaAATGGAATTAGCTTTCTAAAAAAGACTTACATTTTGGAACGGAGTAGTAATACATTAACATAATAACATCAAGAAGATATATCAAGTACTCGAACAAGTAAAGCGTCGATTGGCCATATTATTGGACTCAAGTGGTCAGGATTTTTTTTTTACATCTTGTCGAGTGGAGATAGAGGGTGTCATAGACGTCGGTACCGTAGAAGTGGTAGGTGAGCTTGGTGGAGAGAAATAGATGCAAAAACAATTTTGGAAGGTGGTGATGGCGTTCCAAGATCCAATGAATAACATGATAGTGGGAATGACTTACTTGGGTGAGTGACGAACGTTCATGGCAGGGTTCGCGTCGGCACTATTATCACACCGTCCTCGTGATGCAAACAAGACATATGATATGTTAGCTAAATCAATAGTTGATCAAGATGTTAGTGTGTGTTTTGATGATCCTCTTGTTTCTATATCCGTAACTAGTGGATTAGGTAACCTTGATTGCTTGAAGTAATAAAGGTTGCATGTTTGCTAAAAAAAGAAGTTATCAAGTACATCTGACCTCTTTGGCGTCTATAACAACTCAATGTTATGAGAAATTCGAGACATCAAGGATGTGGACAAACcaaattattgaaaataaaataataggAAAACAAGATCCAAAGCATGCAACAACCAAACATCATTAGCAACTGCCATgacaatattcgaaccgcgagaaGGTTTTCCAAAAGAAACACCTTTGAGAAATAAAAGTAACAAGAGCGGAGGGGGAGACACCACCCTGTCATAGTCATTAAGTTGGGGAGAGTCTTCTAACCCGAGCATCTAGTTAGATGCGTGCGTGCTTCCACTCGAGAGTTATCAACACCTTATCAGAAAGTAAACAATACATAAGTGTTGTGGACGCCAGATCCAGTCAAAGATCAAatcataggttttcaccctggagagCTAGACCGAGCAAATTTCATGTCTTTAGCAAGGTAACGACACTGAAGCACCATCATTTTTATCAAGCATAATCGATGAAGGCCAAACCAAGCAGCCACCCGTAGGAGCAATGAAAGAGACTTTGAGAGGCATTTTATGGTGAGATAGTTGAACCTGGAACTAGCTCGTTGCAACATACATTTTTTTATTGTAACATACTCTGGATTAGCCTTTAACAAAATTTTCCCCTTGTTCACCGGATATGCTAATCTAACAACGAGGCGCCACCCAATCCGACAACACGGGGCCTAGAATGACTGAACACGCGAAAGAAGCCGACCAAGTCTAAGAACACAATATTTTCTCATCCTTTAGAGACTTGGGGGAATCTGTGATGACATACCTTAGATGTTTTCATTAGTGAACTGCAAAAGTACAATTTGTAGTTCTACAATAGCGAAAAGTATATGGACTCACATGTATCTGTTAATTTTCTGTATACCCTAAAACATGAAACTTGACAGGCAGGCTCATCTTGCAATAGTCAGGGTGTTTCCTTGATTCAGTCATGCTCTGTACTCTGCAGTATACTCTGTTTGTACCCTGGACTTGAGGATCCCCGAACGGCTAAAACCCACTCGCCAGTCGCCCTGACCCCAAACCTCCCCAGTCCCCACCTACCTCGCGCAAACCCTAGCAATGGCGGCGGCCAACCTGCTCTCCCGctcgctcctctcctcgcccaacCCGACCCACGTCTCCCAGCCAACCCGCAGCGGCCCCGCATCCGTCTCCCTGCGCCGCCGCCATGCACGCGCGACCCCCCTCCGCGCCTCCCTCTCCACCGCCTCCCCGTCCCtgcagccgccgccggcggccgccgcggggGAGGCGCCCAAGCACTGCTTCCGGCGCGGCGCCGACGGGCACCTCTACTGCGAGGGGGTCCGGGTGGAggacgcgatggcggcggcggagcggagcCCCTTCTACCTCTACAGCAGGCCGCAGGTCGTCCGCAACTTCACCGCCTACAACCAGGCCCTCGAGGGGCTCCGCTCCGTCGTGGGCTACGCCGTGAAGGCCAACAACAACCTCAGCGTGCTGCGTCTCCTGCGGGACCTCGGGTGCGGCGCCGTCCTTGTCAGCGGCAACGAGCTCCGCCTGGCGCTGCGGGCAGGATTTGACCCCACCAGGTGCGGCTTCCTTCCTTCCTTCGGTTTGTACTCAGGACGGATTAGACGAAAGTCTCGTGCGATTGCTATTGCTGTTTAATTATTTCTAAATTTTGATGGAGGAGAGCACATTGTGTTGCGTTTGTTACTGATGAAACCACCCCTTTTTGAATGTTGACAGTGGATACTAGTTTTTGAGTTTCATTCCTTGTGTACCACAAAGTGCTGATTGATAAAGGTGCAGATTCATTTCAGTTAAGCCTTAAGTCAAGTTTGCCACAGATTTTGATAATTTAGCCCAGTAACCAGAACTAGGGGGTGCAGTCAGAGCAAATATGACCGGTTACCTGCTCTACTATGTTTTCCCACTTCTTTCTCCGAGACGATGCTGGAGCAGATAGCAGTGCCAGTGATCTATGCAATAGTGATACTTGCTGAATTTGGTATGGTAACGGATATTTTAGCGCAACCAACCATGCATGTCAGTATGCATCAGTAGTTGTGGGAGTTGGCTTGAGCGTCTGATGCGCACCATTCAGGTAGACAGCAGGCCGGTTGGACTTTTGTCATTGGGACAGTTGGGCTCGTCGAAAATTATTCAAACCGTATCTGAAGCCTTCTCTGTTTGTTTTGGAGACAACAGCCTTTAGCTAATCCCTAATCTAAGAAAAAATGCTTTCTACATGAAATAAGTGCAGCATCATTTTGTGGCAAAGTCGGTATGGAACTTAAGCTTATGGGGTGTCTCTAAGgctcagtcgactgagacttaACTTATGTCTCGGTCGAATTACATTAGTGTGTTTCAATGTGAAAAAGAAAGTGCAAATAACAGCAAACATGAATCTTCAAGCAGAAACAAAATCGAACGGTTGAGCACGTGACTGAGACATAAGCTACGTCTCAGCTAGCTGAAGCTTAGCAATTTCCGAATTATCAAAACAGAAATCAGCTTGTCTTTACACTCATACCATCAGTCCGCTATCGAAACTTTGTTTTTCCAGCTCAGATCTAAGACAAGAAAAATGAAGTACGAATTGACTAATTGTGGAGCTAATCTTGTGGCAGGAATCTGTATATTTTCCTTTGTAGAAAAAGTTAGCATCATAGGCGGAGCTACTTGTGGACTTGGGTGTAGAGATGTACACCCAATATTTTTGACAAAACGACTTAATTGGCTAAGTTTAGAGAAATATATTAATCAGAAAATCCATGTAAAAATTGAAATCTGGGAGACTGTGTACACCCATTATCTGACCGCTGGCTCCGCCAATGGTTGGCATGCTAGTTTATGGTGTTCATGACAAGAGTTTTGACAAGATTCTGTTCACACCAGCACAGTAGTTATATAATTACCCTGTGTTTTGGGTTTAGCAAAGTCAATTTTGTAAAATTTGACCAATCATATAGGAAAAGAAATCAACATATATAATTCCAAATGCATGATAAAATCCTACAATAGAGATGCTCTTCAAGTTATCTGGTCTTACTTTGTGAACCCTTATCTGCAACAATTAATTGTGCTTCAGTTGATGAGAAATTTTCCTTCGTGGAAGGTAACTAAATATGTGGAGTTTGCATTTTGAAAATCAGGTGCATATTCAATGGAAATGGAAAAACATTGGAAGATCTTGTTTTAGCTGCTGAGAGTGGAGTATTTGTAAATATAGACAGTGAATTTGATTTGGAGAATATTGTTACTGCTGCAAGAGTTGCAGGAAAGAAAGTGCCTGTTTTGCTCAGAATTAATCCGGATGTCGATCCACAGGTAGAATCATCCCTCCCAAAGCATATTATTTATTTGATTATGGACATCCATTTCCCCCCTTTTATTTACTTGGCTACCATTTGTTGATCTTATGTGTTTGTGCATGTGTTATAGTTGGAAGAGGTATTTACAGTTTCACGTGAATTACCTAAATGGCATGCAAACCACCATTTTACTATCTGTGCCATCATCTTGAGCATCTTTTTTTTTACGAGACTAAATTTACCTTCTTTAAAATTGCATCAAAGCATCTTTCAATCTATTGCAACAAATCATGTGGAAAGTTGTAAGATTTGTTGAGTTTTCACATGATACATGTCATTTCTTGTCATGGGGCAACATTCTGATTGTATTTATTTTCTTGTCATCAGGTTCATCCCTATGTTGCCACTGGAAACAAAACATCCAAATTTGGGATCCGTAATGAAAAATTGCAATGGTTCTTAGACTCTATCAAGTCATACTCAAATGATATTAAACTGGTGGGTGTTCACTGCCATCTTGGATCTACTATTACAAAGGTAATGTCTTACATTTGATCACAACTGTTTCTGTAATTACTTATAATTTCGAGCATTCGTGGTACTAAGGTTGCTCAAGGTGGTAAATGTATTACATTTGATCATAACCGTTTCTCGAGCAT encodes:
- the LOC124654606 gene encoding probable diaminopimelate decarboxylase, chloroplastic, translating into MAAANLLSRSLLSSPNPTHVSQPTRSGPASVSLRRRHARATPLRASLSTASPSLQPPPAAAAGEAPKHCFRRGADGHLYCEGVRVEDAMAAAERSPFYLYSRPQVVRNFTAYNQALEGLRSVVGYAVKANNNLSVLRLLRDLGCGAVLVSGNELRLALRAGFDPTRCIFNGNGKTLEDLVLAAESGVFVNIDSEFDLENIVTAARVAGKKVPVLLRINPDVDPQVHPYVATGNKTSKFGIRNEKLQWFLDSIKSYSNDIKLVGVHCHLGSTITKVDIFRDAAVIMVNFVDQIREQGFELEYLNIGGGLGIDYHHTDAVLPTPMDLINTVRELVLSRDLTLIIEPGRSLIANTCCFVNKVTGVKSNGTKNFIVVDGSMAELIRPSLYGAYQHIELVSPPSPDAEVATFDIVGPVCESADFLGKDRELPTPEKGAGLVVHDAGAYCMSMASTYNLKMRPAEYWVDDDGSIAKIRHGETFDDYMKFFDGLSV